The following coding sequences lie in one Oncorhynchus nerka isolate Pitt River linkage group LG14, Oner_Uvic_2.0, whole genome shotgun sequence genomic window:
- the LOC135575005 gene encoding U1 small nuclear ribonucleoprotein 70 kDa-like, with protein DIYRRRDRERRRDRDRRRDRRRDRERRRGRGRDRDIYRRRGRDRRRDRRRGRRRGRDRRRGRDRRRDRRRERDRRRDRRRGRRRGRDRRRDRGRDRRRDSRRDRRRGRDRRRDRGIYRRRDRERRRDIYRRRDRERRRDRDRRRDRRRDRERRRGRGRDRDIYRRRDRRRDSRRDRRRGRDRRRDSDRRRDRDRERDKDRGRDRRRD; from the exons gacatatacagaaggagagacagagaaagaaggagagacagagacagaaggagagacagaaggagagacagagaaagaaggagaggcagagggagagacagagacatatacagaaggagaggcagagacagaaggagagacagaaggagaggcagaaggagaggcagagacagaaggagaggcagagacagaaggagagacagaaggagagaaagagacagaaggagagacagaaggagaggcagaaggagaggcagagacagaaggagagacagagggagagacagaaggagagacagccggagagacagaaggagaggcagagacagaaggagagacagaggcatatacagaaggagagacagagaaagaaggagagacatatacagaaggagagacagagaaagaaggagagacagagacagaaggagagacagaaggagagacagagaaagaaggagaggcagagggagagacagagacatatacagaaggagag acagaaggagagacagccggagagacagaaggagaggcagagacagaaggagagacagtgacagaaggagagacagagacagagagagagacaaagacagagggagagacagaaggagagac